The bacterium genome contains a region encoding:
- the yajC gene encoding preprotein translocase subunit YajC has product MNLVVNFLLAAQASPEVTTPPSTAGAISSFLPLILIFGIFWFLLIRPQQKEKKAHQEMLANLKKGDKVISSSGILGTIFDIKDNTIILRIGDKDLKIEMLKSAIASKQPEEKSDQKKS; this is encoded by the coding sequence ATGAATTTAGTAGTAAATTTTTTATTAGCGGCTCAGGCATCACCAGAGGTAACAACACCTCCTTCAACAGCTGGTGCTATATCTTCCTTTCTCCCGCTTATTCTCATCTTTGGTATATTCTGGTTTTTGCTTATCCGACCACAACAAAAGGAAAAAAAAGCACACCAGGAAATGTTGGCTAATTTAAAAAAAGGGGATAAGGTAATTTCCTCAAGTGGAATTTTGGGCACAATATTTGATATCAAAGACAATACTATTATTTTACGCATAGGCGATAAAGACCTGAAAATAGAGATGTTAAAATCCGCTATTGCCTCAAAACAACCAGAAGAAAAATCTGACCAGAAGAAATCCTGA